The Arachis duranensis cultivar V14167 chromosome 2, aradu.V14167.gnm2.J7QH, whole genome shotgun sequence genome has a window encoding:
- the LOC107475668 gene encoding uncharacterized protein LOC107475668: protein MATEENDAKPETTPNTTVSHLPTSTPNDVVSEPIQKQQQQQQQQPPLNPRDFILSVASKIATQPLHNTPDPHVWGVLTAISNNARKRTQGINILLTADEHCIGRLMEDVRFQIDSNSVSANHCKIYRMRVTNENMEDTMSVFLKDTSTNGTYLNWEKLKKNNAAVKVHHGDIISFSAPPQHEFAMYLFFLSKTDNAVPKRKAEEFVSENKRLKGLGIGAPEGPISLDDFRSLQRSNTELRKQLENQVVLIDTLRNENRAAVELHENELKSVKVSVAKGYLDQLKELQLMVDLKHKELGEANKISAEQKHALEDLNENLSVYMQSCAEANAIIHSQKVNITELKEQLDEEKTKRKEEQEKAADDLKAAVHRAQSEAQEELKRLSDAASRRERELQETINKLQESERESSSLVETLRSKLEDTRQKLVVSDNKVRQLETQLHEEQLASANGEKRVEELELETRSLKKELESEKVAREEAWAKVSVLELEINAAMRDLDFERRRLKGARERLMLRETQLRSFYSTTAEIQVLFAKQQEQLKSMQRTLEDEDNYDNTSVDMDGAMGGTSPREKENAAKAGSVNSAQKLNRDQVETSSEEASVTEKHDCDLRSEECQNTQEAEFTSADHDHGVRDGFGSNIDGVGTAPMIEGDAICTERVVETESPANCGDRNFDLNRNDALAGDTMQLDDDVNGQETEDHVQTTTRQVLHHSQSNNHVDTQKTVEDTEARDTIQTADLITSEVAGSWACSTAPSVHEDNESPSRGNNASSGPLHDSNGMVAENQITPTSDADGAGRNDEQKLQSKTIGIVATDSRGQSGVSANQGRDNVIALFDSETESCSDTGDDDIADAKHGSMSDAETQGGEHDEEEDQKQDDIDSMDEDDEATQEDSVG, encoded by the exons GGAATTAATATTCTGTTGACTGCTGATGAGCACTGCATTGGGCGATTGATGGAGGATGTGCGTTTCCAGATTGATTCCAACTCTGTTAGTGCAAACCATTGCAAAATTTATAGGATGAGGGTTACCAATGAAAATATGGAGGACACTATGTCTGTATTCTTGAAAGATACGAG cACAAATGGGACTTATCTGAACTGggagaaattgaaaaagaataatGCTGCTGTTAAAGTTCATCATGGAGATATTATATCATTTTCAGCTCCCCCTCAACATG AATTTGCAatgtatcttttttttctttccaaaacGGATAATGCAGTTCCCAAACGGAAAGCAG AGGAGTTCGTTTCTGAAAACAAGAGATTGAAGGGTTTAGGCATTGGTGCTCCTGAGGGTCCTATATCTCTTGATGATTTCAGAAGCCTTCAAAGATCAAACACG GAACTGAGAAAGCAATTGGAGAATCAAGTTGTTTTAATTGATACCTTGCGTAATGAAAATCGTGCAGCTGTTGAACTTCATGAAAAT GAGCTGAAATCAGTCAAAGTGTCGGTAGCAAAAGGTTACCTTGATCAATTGAAAGAGTTACAGCTAATGGTCGATCTCAAACACAAGGAGTTGGGAGAAGCTAACAAAATATCTGCtgaacagaaacatgcattgGAAGACCTTAATGAGAATCTTAGTGTTTACATGCAGTCATGTGCTGAAGCAAATGCTATAATACATAG TCAAAAGGTAAATATTACTGAACTGAAGGAACAATTagatgaagagaaaactaagcgAAAAGAAGAGCAAGAAAAGGCTGCAGATGATCTAAAGGCTGCAGTTCATAGAGCTCAGTCTGAGGCTCAGGAAGAATTAAAACGACTTTCTGATGCTGCGtcaagaagagaaagagaactaCAAGAAACAATAAATAAGCTCCAG GAGTCAGAGAGGGAGAGTTCTTCGCTGGTTGAAACCTTGAGATCCAAGCTG GAGGATACTAGGCAAAAGTTGGTTGTCTCCGATAATAAAGTTCGTCAGTTGGAAACACAATTACATGAAGAACAGCTGGCCTCTGCAAACGGTGAAAAG AGAGTAGAAGAACTTGAGCTGGAGACAAGAAGTTTAAAGAAAGAGCTTGAAAGTGAAAAG GTAGCTAGAGAAGAAGCGTGGGCTAAAGTTtcagttcttgagcttgaaaTAAATGCTGCAATGCGAGATCTTGATTTTGAGAGACGGAGGTTAAAAGGTGCCAGAGAAAGGCTTATGCTTCG GGAAACACAGCTACGATCGTTTTATTCCACAACCGCAGAGATACAAGTACTTTTTGCTAAGCAACAAGAGCAACTAAAGTCTATGCAGAGAACTCTAGAAGATGAAGATAATTATGACAACACATCAGTTGATATGGATGGAGCCATGGGTGGAACATCAcccagagaaaaagaaaatgctgCAAAGGCAGGATCTGTTAATTCTGCACAGAAGCTTAACAGAGATCAAGTTGAAACATCAAGCGAGGAAGCCAGTGTCACCGAGAAGCATGACTGCGATTTAAGAAGTGAAGAATGCCAGAATACGCAAGAAGCCGAATTCACCAGTGCAGATCATGACCATGGTGTTAGAGATGGATTCGGTTCGAATATAGATGGTGTTGGCACGGCACCTATGATTGAGGGAGATGCCATATGCACCGAGCGAGTTGTTGAGACTGAGAGTCCTGCAAATTGTGGTGACCGGAACTTCGATTTGAACAGGAATGATGCTTTAGCTGGGGACACTATGCAGCTTGATGATGATGTTAATGGACAAGAAACTGAAGACCATGTTCAAACAACTACTAGGCAAGTTTTACATCACTCGCAATCAAATAATCATGTCGATACTCAAAAGACCGTCGAGGATACAGAAGCCAGAGACACAATCCAAACAGCAGACCTTATAACTTCCGAAGTTGCCGGTAGTTGGGCTTGCAGCACAGCTCCATCTGTGCATGAAGATAATGAATCTCCAAGCAGAGGCAACAATGCAAGTTCTGGACCATTGCATGATTCGAATGGTATGGTGGCCGAGAATCAGATCACTCCTACTTCAGATGCTGATGGTGCCGGAAGAAATGATGAACAAAAACTACAAAGCAAGACGATTGGCATTGTTGCTACTGATTCAAGGGGGCAATCTGGAGTCTCTGCCAATCAAGGGAGAGACAATGTTATAGCTCTATTTGACTCGGAAACTGAGAGTTGCAGCGACACTGGCGATGATGACATAGCTGATGCAAAACATGGATCAATGTCTGATGCAGAAACTCAGGGTGGTGAGcatgatgaggaggaggatcAAAAGCAGGATGATATTGATTCCAtggatgaagatgatgaagcCACTCAAGAAGATTCTGTTGGATAG